From one Spirochaetaceae bacterium genomic stretch:
- a CDS encoding carbohydrate ABC transporter permease produces the protein MMVRARFSIFDFVISLLLILLSLSFLYPIANQLATSISDADQLGWQGVTVVPVGFSTDAYRALLSNDAILRYYINTIKYAAVGTFIMIIATSMMAYPLTFRELRGRKLVMILLVITMFFSGGLVPYYLLVLSLGLVDTIWALVLPNAIVAWNVIIFRTFFGTVPTALRESAHIDGAGHFLVLFRIVMPLSKPLLATFVLFSLVGFWNDYFWALIFLRDQDKQPVQLFLRRILVLVDLADLENTAALQVFNNFSSRTVKAAALIVTITPILCVYPFLQKYFTKGLLIGSLRD, from the coding sequence ATGATGGTGCGGGCGCGCTTCTCGATCTTCGACTTTGTCATCTCGCTGCTTCTCATCCTGCTCAGCCTGTCGTTCCTGTATCCGATCGCCAATCAACTGGCTACTTCAATCAGCGATGCCGATCAACTCGGCTGGCAGGGAGTGACCGTGGTGCCGGTCGGTTTCAGCACCGATGCGTACCGGGCGCTGCTCTCCAACGACGCCATTCTGCGCTACTACATCAACACGATAAAGTACGCCGCGGTCGGTACGTTCATCATGATTATCGCCACTTCGATGATGGCGTATCCGCTCACGTTCCGCGAACTTCGTGGGCGCAAGCTGGTCATGATCCTGCTGGTGATCACGATGTTTTTCTCCGGCGGGCTGGTGCCCTACTACCTGCTGGTACTGTCACTCGGTCTGGTGGACACGATCTGGGCCCTGGTTCTGCCCAACGCCATCGTCGCCTGGAACGTGATCATCTTTCGCACCTTCTTCGGCACCGTACCCACCGCCTTGCGGGAGTCCGCACACATCGACGGCGCCGGCCACTTCCTGGTGCTGTTCCGCATCGTGATGCCACTGTCCAAGCCGTTGCTGGCGACCTTCGTACTGTTTTCCCTGGTCGGTTTCTGGAACGACTATTTCTGGGCGCTGATCTTTCTTCGCGACCAGGACAAGCAGCCGGTGCAACTGTTTCTGCGCCGCATCCTGGTCCTGGTCGACCTCGCCGACCTGGAGAACACCGCCGCTTTGCAGGTATTCAACAACTTCAGCTCGCGCACCGTGAAGGCGGCCGCGCTGATCGTCACCATCACCCCGATCCTGTGCGTGTATCCGTTCCTGCAGAAGTACTTCACCAAGGGGTTGCTCATCGGCTCGCTGAGGGACTGA